One part of the Rhodococcus oxybenzonivorans genome encodes these proteins:
- the metH gene encoding methionine synthase, with protein MSAPFHSALLDALNQRVVIGDGAMGTMLQAADLTLDDFLGLEGCNEILNHTRPDVLKDIHRAYFEAGADAVETNTFGCNLPNLADYDIQDRIRELAEKGTRLAREVADEMGPGRDGMGRFVLGSMGPGTKLPTLGHASFASLRDAYAEAAMGMIDGGADAILVETCQDLLQVKAAILGSRMAMDKLGSRLPIMTHVTVETTGTMLLGSEIGAALTALEPLGIDMIGLNCATGPAEMSEHLRHLSKYSTLPVSVMPNAGLPTLGANGAEYPLTAEELAEALSGFVSEYGLALVGGCCGTTPEHIRQVAEAVRLVEKAERNPVRESGTSSLYTAVPFEQDASILMIGERTNSNGSKAFREAMIAEDYQKCLDIAKDQTRDGAHMLDLNVDYVGRDGAADMAALASRFATASTLPIMLDSTEPAVLQAGLEHLGGRCAVNSVNYEDGDGPDSRFQKIMRLVKEHGAAVVALTIDEEGQARTAEHKVRIAERLLEDITTNWGLDESDIIIDALTFPISTGQEEVRRDGIETIEAIRELKKRHPEVHFTLGVSNISFGLNPAARQVLNSVFLHECTEAGLDTAIVHASKILPMARIPDEQRETALDLVYDRRSEGYDPLQKLMQLFEGVSAASARESRAQELAALPLFERLERRIVDGERNGLDEDLTEAMTQKPPLEIINETLLSGMKTVGELFGSGQMQLPFVLQSAEVMKAAVAYLEPHMEATDEDGKGRIVIATVKGDVHDIGKNLVDIILSNNGYDVVNLGIKQPIATILDAAIEQRADVIGMSGLLVKSTVVMKDNLQELNAKGVAEKFPVLLGGAALTRSYVENDLAEVYEGEVSYARDAFEGLHRMDEIMAVKRGGGPDPDSPEAIAAREKAAERKARHERSKRIAEKRKAAETPIEVPERSDVATDIDVPNPPFWGNRIVKGVSLSDYSGLLDERALFLGQWGLRGQRSGDGPTYEELVETEGRPRLRYWLDRLSTEGILAHAAVVYGYFPAVSEGDDVVVLTEPKPDADERFRFTFPRQHRDRFLCVADFVRSRTEAKETGQVDVFPMQLVTMGQPIADFANELFAANAYRDYLEVHGIGVQLTESLAEYWHRRVREELVLPGGHNVAEQDPSEVSGFFDLAYRGARYSFGYGACPNLEDRAKMVALLEPERIGVKLSEELQLHPEQSTDAFVLHHPEAKYFNV; from the coding sequence ATGTCTGCGCCATTTCACTCTGCCCTGCTCGATGCGTTGAACCAGCGCGTTGTCATCGGCGACGGCGCCATGGGCACCATGTTGCAGGCCGCAGATCTCACCTTGGACGACTTCCTGGGCCTCGAGGGCTGCAACGAAATTCTCAACCACACCCGCCCCGACGTGCTGAAAGACATCCATCGCGCGTACTTCGAGGCCGGGGCCGACGCCGTCGAAACCAACACGTTCGGCTGCAACCTGCCCAACCTGGCGGACTACGACATCCAGGACCGGATCCGCGAACTGGCCGAGAAAGGTACTCGGCTGGCACGTGAGGTCGCCGACGAGATGGGGCCGGGGCGCGACGGCATGGGCCGGTTCGTGCTGGGGTCGATGGGCCCGGGCACCAAGCTGCCGACACTCGGTCACGCATCGTTCGCGAGCCTGCGGGACGCGTACGCCGAGGCGGCGATGGGAATGATCGACGGGGGCGCCGATGCGATCCTCGTCGAGACGTGCCAGGACCTTCTGCAGGTGAAGGCCGCGATCCTCGGCAGTCGCATGGCGATGGACAAGCTCGGGTCCCGGCTGCCGATCATGACGCACGTGACCGTGGAGACCACCGGAACGATGCTTCTCGGCAGTGAGATCGGTGCCGCGCTGACCGCCCTCGAACCGCTCGGGATCGACATGATCGGACTCAACTGCGCTACCGGTCCGGCCGAGATGAGCGAGCACCTTCGGCACCTGTCGAAGTACTCGACGCTGCCGGTGTCGGTCATGCCCAACGCCGGTCTGCCGACGCTAGGGGCCAATGGCGCCGAGTACCCGCTCACCGCGGAGGAACTGGCGGAGGCGCTCAGTGGGTTCGTCAGCGAGTACGGGCTCGCGCTGGTGGGTGGTTGCTGCGGCACCACCCCGGAGCACATCCGGCAGGTGGCCGAGGCGGTGCGCCTGGTCGAGAAGGCCGAGCGTAACCCGGTGCGTGAGTCGGGGACGTCCTCGCTCTACACCGCGGTGCCGTTCGAGCAGGATGCGAGCATCCTGATGATCGGCGAGCGCACGAACTCCAACGGATCGAAGGCGTTCCGTGAGGCGATGATCGCCGAGGACTACCAGAAGTGCCTCGACATCGCCAAGGATCAGACCCGCGACGGCGCCCACATGCTGGACCTCAATGTGGACTACGTCGGCCGCGACGGTGCCGCAGACATGGCCGCTCTGGCGAGCCGGTTCGCGACGGCGTCGACGTTGCCGATCATGCTGGACTCCACCGAGCCGGCAGTGCTGCAGGCGGGCCTCGAGCATCTCGGTGGTCGGTGCGCCGTCAACTCGGTGAACTACGAGGACGGCGACGGGCCTGATTCGCGGTTCCAGAAGATCATGCGGCTGGTGAAGGAACATGGCGCCGCCGTGGTGGCCCTGACCATCGACGAGGAGGGTCAGGCGCGTACCGCGGAGCACAAAGTCCGGATCGCCGAGCGACTCCTCGAGGACATCACCACCAACTGGGGTCTCGACGAGTCCGACATCATCATCGATGCGCTCACGTTCCCGATCTCCACCGGTCAGGAGGAGGTGCGCCGGGACGGCATCGAGACCATCGAGGCGATCCGGGAGCTGAAGAAGCGGCACCCTGAGGTGCACTTCACCCTCGGTGTGTCGAACATCTCGTTCGGTCTCAATCCGGCCGCGCGGCAGGTGCTCAACTCGGTATTCCTGCACGAGTGCACCGAGGCCGGTCTCGACACGGCGATCGTCCACGCGTCCAAGATCTTGCCGATGGCCCGCATCCCCGACGAGCAGCGAGAAACGGCCCTCGACCTGGTCTACGACCGTCGCAGCGAGGGTTACGACCCACTGCAGAAGCTGATGCAACTCTTCGAGGGTGTCTCGGCGGCGTCGGCGCGTGAATCGCGCGCCCAGGAACTTGCTGCCCTGCCGCTGTTCGAACGACTCGAGCGACGCATCGTGGACGGGGAGCGCAACGGCCTCGACGAGGACCTCACCGAGGCCATGACGCAGAAGCCGCCGCTCGAGATCATCAACGAGACGCTGCTCTCGGGCATGAAGACCGTCGGCGAACTCTTCGGCTCCGGCCAGATGCAGCTGCCGTTCGTCCTCCAGTCCGCCGAGGTGATGAAGGCGGCGGTGGCGTACCTCGAACCACACATGGAGGCCACCGACGAGGACGGCAAGGGTCGCATCGTCATCGCCACTGTGAAGGGCGACGTCCACGACATCGGCAAGAACCTGGTCGACATCATCCTGAGCAACAACGGATACGACGTCGTGAACCTGGGCATCAAGCAGCCGATCGCCACCATTCTCGATGCCGCGATCGAGCAGCGGGCCGATGTGATCGGCATGTCCGGTCTGCTCGTGAAGTCGACCGTGGTGATGAAGGACAATCTGCAGGAGCTCAACGCCAAGGGCGTCGCGGAGAAGTTCCCTGTGCTGCTCGGGGGAGCGGCCCTTACCCGGTCTTATGTGGAGAACGACCTCGCCGAGGTGTACGAGGGTGAGGTTAGTTACGCGCGGGACGCTTTCGAGGGCCTGCACCGGATGGACGAGATCATGGCCGTCAAGCGCGGCGGTGGACCCGATCCGGACAGCCCGGAGGCGATCGCGGCCCGCGAGAAGGCGGCGGAGCGCAAAGCCCGCCACGAACGATCGAAAAGGATCGCCGAGAAACGCAAGGCCGCCGAAACGCCGATCGAGGTGCCCGAGCGGTCCGACGTGGCCACCGACATCGACGTCCCGAATCCGCCCTTCTGGGGTAACCGGATCGTCAAGGGCGTCTCGCTGTCCGACTATTCGGGACTCCTCGACGAGCGTGCCCTGTTCCTCGGACAGTGGGGCCTGCGCGGACAGCGGTCCGGCGACGGTCCTACCTATGAGGAGCTGGTGGAGACCGAAGGTCGCCCACGACTGCGGTATTGGCTCGATCGCCTGAGCACGGAAGGCATCCTCGCGCACGCCGCGGTGGTGTACGGGTACTTCCCGGCCGTGTCCGAGGGTGACGACGTGGTGGTGCTCACCGAACCGAAGCCCGATGCGGACGAGCGTTTCCGGTTCACGTTCCCCCGTCAGCACCGTGACCGCTTTCTCTGCGTCGCCGACTTCGTCCGCTCGCGGACCGAAGCGAAGGAAACCGGGCAGGTCGACGTGTTCCCGATGCAGTTGGTCACCATGGGGCAGCCCATTGCGGACTTCGCGAACGAGCTGTTCGCCGCAAACGCGTATCGCGACTACCTCGAGGTGCACGGCATCGGTGTGCAGTTGACGGAATCGTTGGCCGAGTACTGGCATCGCCGCGTGCGGGAGGAACTGGTGCTGCCCGGCGGACACAATGTGGCGGAACAGGACCCGTCGGAGGTGTCCGGATTCTTCGACCTGGCGTATCGCGGTGCCCGCTACTCGTTCGGCTACGGCGCGTGCCCCAACCTGGAAGACAGGG